The Capra hircus breed San Clemente chromosome 2, ASM170441v1, whole genome shotgun sequence genome window below encodes:
- the LOC102184853 gene encoding glycerol kinase — protein MAATKKAVLGPLVGAVDQGTSSTRFLVFNSKTAELLSHHQVEIKQEFPKEGWVEQDPKEILLSVYECIEKTCEKLGQLNIDISNIKAIGVSNQRETTVVWDKLTGEPLYNAVVWLDLRTQSTVETLSKSIPVNNNFVKTKTGLPLSTYFSAVKLRWLLDNVRKVQKAVEEDRALFGTIDSWLIWSLTGGAHGGVHCTDVTNASRTMLFNIHSLEWDKELCEFFAVPMKILPNIRSSSEIYGLMKAGSLEGVPISGCLGDQSAALVGQLCFQDGQAKNTYGTGCFLLCNTGHKCVFSEHGLLTTVAYKLGRDKPVYYALEGSVAIAGAVVRWLRDNLGIIKTSEEIEKLAKEVGTSYGCYFVPAFSGLYAPYWEPSARGIICGLTQFTNKCHIAFAALEAVCFQTREILDAMNRDCGIPLSHLQVDGGMTNNKILMQLQADILYIPVVKPSMPETTALGAAMAAGAAEGVGVWSLEPEDLSAVTMERFEPQINAKESEIRYSTWKKAVMKSMDWATKSSENGDTGIFSSLPLGFFVVSSMVMLIGARYLSGVP, from the coding sequence ATGGCAGCCACGAAGAAAGCAGTTTTGGGGCCGTTGGTGGGAGCAGTGGACCAGGGCACCAGCTCGACGCGCTTTTTGGTTTTCAATTCAAAAACAGCCGAACTACTTAGTCATCATCAAGTGGAAATAAAACAAGAGTTTCCTAAAGAAGGATGGGTGGAACAAGACCCTAAGGAAATCCTGCTGTCCGTGTATGAGTGTATAGAGAAAACGTGTGAGAAACTTGGACAGCTCAATATTGATATTTCCAACATAAAAGCTATTGGTGTCAGTAACCAGAGGGAAACCACTGTAGTCTGGGACAAATTAactggagaacctctatacaatGCTGTGGTGTGGCTCGATCTGAGAACCCAGTCTACCGTTGAGACTCTTAGTAAAAGCATTCCAGTAAACAACAACTTTGTCAAGACCAAGACGGGCCTTCCACTGAGCACTTACTTCAGCGCAGTGAAACTTCGTTGGCTTCTTGACAACGTGAGAAAAGTTCAAAAGGCAGTTGAGGAAGATAGAGCGCTTTTTGGGACCATTGACTCATGGCTTATTTGGAGCTTGACAGGAGGAGCCCATGGAGGTGTCCATTGTACAGATGTAACAAATGCAAGCAGGACGATGCTTTTCAACATTCACTCTTTGGAATGGGATAAAGAGCTCTGTGAGTTTTTTGCAGTTCCAATGAAAATTCTTCCAAATATCCGGAGTTCTTCTGAGATCTATGGCCTAATGAAAGCTGGGTCTTTGGAAGGTGTGCCCATATCGGGGTGTCTGGGGGACCAGTCTGCTGCATTGGTGGGACAACTGTGCTTCCAGGATGGACAAGCCAAAAACACGTATGGGACAGGCTGTTTCTTACTATGCAATACAGGCCATAAATGTGTATTTTCTGAACATGGCCTTCTGACCACAGTGGCTTACAAGCTCGGCAGAGACAAACCAGTATATTACGCGCTAGAAGGTTCGGTAGCTATAGCCGGTGCTGTTGTTCGCTGGCTAAGGGACAATCTTGGAATTATAAAGACCTCAGAGGAAATTGAAAAACTTGCTAAAGAAGTAGGTACCTCCTATGGTTGCTATTTCGTCCCAGCCTTTTCAGGCCTATATGCCCCTTATTGGGAGCCCAGTGCCAGAGGGATCATCTGTGGGCTCACTCAGTTCACCAATAAATGCCATATTGCTTTTGCTGCACTAGAAGCTGTTTGTTTCCAAACCCGAGAAATTCTGGACGCCATGAACCGCGACTGTGGAATTCCACTCAGTCACTTGCAGGTGGACGGAGGGATGACCAACAACAAAATTTTGATGCAACTGCAAGCCGACATTCTGTATATCCCGGTAGTGAAGCCCTCGATGCCGGAAACAACTGCCTTGGGAGCTGCCATGGCAGCAGGGGCTGCAGAAGGGGTCGGCGTGTGGAGTCTTGAGCCTGAGGATTTGTCAGCTGTCACAATGGAGCGGTTTGAACCTCAGATCAACGCCAAGGAGAGCGAAATTCGTTATTCCACATGGAAGAAAGCTGTGATGAAGTCCATGGATTGGGCTACTAAGTCTTCAGAAAATGGTGACACTGGCATCTTCAGTAGTCTACCCTTGGGCTTTTTTGTAGTGAGTAGCATGGTAATGTTAATCGGAGCCAGGTACCTCTCAGGTGTGCCATAA